A genome region from Plectropomus leopardus isolate mb unplaced genomic scaffold, YSFRI_Pleo_2.0 unplaced_scaffold26171, whole genome shotgun sequence includes the following:
- the LOC121966872 gene encoding myosin heavy chain, embryonic smooth muscle isoform-like, with protein LEISELEEQKEQMEQEVNQLKEKVDKLQTELQHAGGAGWSSEQERRMQRERAELEQNFAREIGNLVQRLSAEKEQQEAQLRLQMDQEASLLRQEAEQQCAHMKLQHADAQRHLLHQLHQHKAFWEHQLNQSEQEKASISSQKKEVEDQKKKLKEQLRRLQEAPHSSQLHGSQSEARGRCSELEAELRGARGRCSELEAALTEARGRCSELEAGLRGARGRSAELEVRMQEACTQLEESSSLLESQEELTKHLASERSCVEEEVQQLRIREEQLLLQEARLKEELENLQEADTCIHLFDNSIQQEAQLWAELEVLQEATRSRAAEMDSLRRDRSRLIQDLKEQAMAVDHLQLELDAVSEEARRRSSAQQALQEALQQEKEEASRLSQENGSYTRLADQLSTQIVEMEEEISSLREHLRDLSSQLSASTDLVLHLRTQLHAATGPGDGEEQRRRAEEDFEQEKRRLQQQLEELEELVLALEEATDPTGPHRFESERRSAAAAQNALNH; from the exons CTAGAGATTAGTGAGCTGgaggagcagaaggagcagaTGGAGCAGGAGGTGAATCAGCTGAAGGAGAAAGTGGACAAACTGCAGACTGAGCTCCAGCAtgcaggaggagcagggtgGAGCAGCGAGCAGGAGCGCAG GATGCAGCGGGAGCGGGCGGAGCTGGAGCAGAACTTCGCCCGAGAGATTGGAAACCTGGTGCAGCGGCTGAGCGCcgagaaggagcagcaggaggcgcAGCTGAGGCTCCAGATGGACCAGGAGGCCTCGCTTCTCAG GCAGGAGGCGGAGCAGCAGTGCGCTCACATGAAGCTGCAGCACGCCGACGCTCAGCGccacctcctccaccagctGCACCAGCACAAGGCATTCTGGGAACATCAgctcaaccaatcagagcaggagAAGGCCAGCATCTCCTCACAGAAGAAGGAAGTGGAGGACCAGAAGAAGAAACTGAAGGAGCAGCTCCGCAGGCTGCAGGAGGCGCCACACTCCTCCCAGCTGCacggcagccaatcagaggccagGGGGCGGTGCTCTGAGCTGGAGGCAGAGCTAAGAGGGGCCAGGGGGCGGTGCTCTGAACTAGAGGCGGCGCTGACAGAGGCTAGGGGGCGGTGCTCTGAGTTAGAGGCGGGGCTAAGAGGGGCCAGGGGGCGGTCCGCTGAGCTGGAGGTGCGGATGCAGGAGGCGTGCACTCAGCTGGAGGAAAGCTCCTCCCTTCTGGAGTCTCAGGAGGAGTTAACCAAGCATCTGGCCTCAGAGAGGAGCTGTGTGGAAGAGGAGGTTCAGCAGTTAAGGATCAGGGAGGAGCAACTTCTCTTGCAGGAGGCACGGCtgaaggaggagctggaaaaccTGCAGGAGGCCGATACCTGCATCCACCTCTTTGACAACTCAATCCAGCAGGAGGCGCAGCTGTGGGCGGAGCTGGAGGTGCTGCAGGAGGCAACGAGGAGCAGAGCAGCTGAGATGGACTCCCTGAGGAGGGACCGGTCCAGGCTGATCCAAGACCTGAAGGAGCAGGCCATGGCCGTGGACCACCTGCAGTTGGAGCTGGATGCAGTGTCTGAGGAGGCACGCAGGAGGAGTAGCGCGCAGCAGGCTCTGCAGGAGGCACTgcagcaggagaaggaggaggcgAGCCGTTTGAGTCAGGAGAACGGGAGCTACACCCGGCTGGCTGACCAGCTGTCCACCCAGATTgtagagatggaggaggagatcTCCTCCCTCAGGGAGCACCTCCGAGACCTCAGCTCCCAGCTCAGCGCCTCCACAGACCTCGTCCTGCACCTCCGCACGCAGCTCCATGCTGCCACGGGCCCCGGGGatggagaggagcagaggaggagggcagAGGAGGACTTTGAGCAGGAGAagaggaggctgcagcagcagctggagg